A window from Dehalobacter sp. DCA encodes these proteins:
- a CDS encoding TolC family protein, producing the protein MKMRKQYRKRAVSVAAILFISFILVPIQVMGTETDSTNAANMITTYTLLFDKIQQEVLEKSPDVADNMETFLDSDTGLQAQYTRDKANYSVVWEVQSYFFQYNGLQKQLNSGHAQLPILENQYNLTKIKASYGVATEQDVLTAEKSLTDLKNNLTSYQKEMDDILKQVRYQLALKSDVKIIVDSVPYENIDFANIEYDQDLPNAMGNSYDIGLADWSGDSTKLSKTVIEFKSSFQTAYGNLKTAVEKVEYNDHYATIDQKTFKLAEIKYKYGSITKQEYLTEEYNYINAQISNDQDKNDLYKAYVKYEWAKKGLIVN; encoded by the coding sequence ATGAAAATGCGAAAACAGTATCGAAAAAGAGCAGTCTCAGTGGCAGCTATCTTATTTATATCGTTCATCTTAGTACCTATACAAGTCATGGGGACGGAAACCGATTCGACAAATGCGGCAAATATGATAACTACTTATACCCTGTTATTTGATAAGATTCAACAAGAAGTTCTTGAAAAGAGTCCAGATGTGGCTGATAATATGGAAACCTTTCTCGACAGTGATACCGGACTGCAAGCCCAGTACACGCGCGATAAGGCAAACTATAGTGTTGTATGGGAGGTTCAGAGCTACTTTTTCCAATACAATGGACTTCAAAAACAGCTAAACAGTGGCCATGCCCAGTTACCAATACTAGAAAATCAATATAATTTGACTAAAATAAAGGCGTCCTATGGAGTGGCTACTGAGCAGGACGTTCTTACAGCTGAAAAAAGTTTGACTGATCTGAAGAATAACTTGACGTCCTATCAAAAAGAAATGGACGATATCCTCAAACAGGTAAGATATCAGCTTGCATTAAAAAGTGATGTAAAAATCATCGTCGACAGTGTACCATACGAGAACATTGATTTTGCCAATATAGAATATGATCAAGATTTACCGAATGCAATGGGAAATAGTTATGATATCGGTCTTGCAGACTGGTCAGGGGATAGCACCAAACTATCTAAAACAGTAATTGAGTTTAAAAGCTCTTTTCAAACTGCCTATGGCAATCTAAAAACGGCTGTTGAAAAAGTAGAATACAATGATCACTATGCAACAATCGATCAAAAAACCTTTAAACTGGCAGAGATAAAATATAAGTATGGCTCAATAACAAAACAAGAATATTTAACTGAGGAATATAATTATATTAATGCCCAGATTAGCAACGATCAAGACAAAAATGATTTATATAAAGCCTATGTCAAATATGAATGGGCCAAAAAAGGCTTAATTGTGAACTAG
- a CDS encoding ABC transporter ATP-binding protein: protein MIEINNAIKKYYVGMPNELTILKNINLNIKEGEFVSIVGASGSGKSTLMNIIGALDRPTSGTYTLDGISIEDMSQNELSEIRNKKIGFVFQTFNLIPRSTALSNVELPLFYLGIHKEERRKKAVELLELVGMGDRMTHMPNELSGGQKQRVAIARALANDPAIILADEPTGALDTQTGKMVMDIFLKIHREEHKTIILITHNPELAEEAERQITLSDGMITGDFYNSDISRLKCEAMGVKA from the coding sequence ATGATTGAAATTAATAATGCGATCAAAAAATACTATGTTGGAATGCCAAATGAACTGACTATTTTGAAAAATATCAATTTGAATATCAAGGAAGGTGAATTTGTCTCCATCGTAGGGGCTTCTGGTTCCGGCAAAAGTACCCTGATGAATATTATCGGAGCTTTGGACCGTCCAACCTCAGGAACCTATACCCTTGACGGGATATCCATTGAGGATATGAGCCAAAATGAATTGTCAGAAATTCGCAATAAGAAAATAGGCTTTGTTTTTCAGACGTTTAATTTGATTCCCAGATCTACGGCTTTAAGCAATGTTGAATTGCCACTGTTTTATCTGGGGATCCATAAAGAAGAAAGAAGAAAAAAAGCCGTGGAGTTACTAGAACTTGTAGGAATGGGAGACCGGATGACACATATGCCCAATGAGCTTTCGGGGGGGCAAAAGCAAAGGGTTGCCATTGCCAGAGCTTTAGCTAACGATCCGGCAATCATTTTAGCAGATGAACCGACAGGTGCCCTAGATACCCAGACGGGGAAAATGGTGATGGATATTTTTTTGAAAATCCACCGTGAGGAACATAAAACAATTATTTTGATTACCCATAACCCTGAATTGGCCGAAGAGGCAGAACGGCAGATTACGCTGAGTGATGGTATGATTACCGGAGATTTCTATAACAGCGA
- a CDS encoding efflux RND transporter periplasmic adaptor subunit: MKRPKKKWVILIVVLIILIVAGIAVKTFVSAKNETMSTVVPMQTATLSKGTLIDSISSSGTIYSSKVENVCSSVSAPIDKIYVKVGDKVKAGQLLATLDMEEVYNNCEKAKATLNAAKRDLDAKTTTYETDKALYEYDGVTAEELKSAESALESAKESYENAQTSYNTLSKDLNEGNITAPIDGTVTESNAEVGLQPPTDDILFVVENINDLYVTANVSEYNIASIKVGQDVQVTTNVTGNTIYQGTLSYISPKAVSESGSTDVEFEVRVKILKPDPLIKIGMNAFLEIILTSKENVYSVPFDAVVTAKDGTNFIDTVKNNTIVQIPVETGLENSTNVEISGAGLEDGLIVVTNPTSVTVGQTVDLSANSNRAAVGKDRNGTAPSGTAPSGAAGGTASGQSSTDGTASKGVTAQ; this comes from the coding sequence ATGAAAAGACCAAAGAAAAAATGGGTGATCCTGATTGTTGTACTTATTATCTTAATAGTCGCGGGCATTGCAGTAAAAACCTTTGTGTCTGCTAAAAATGAGACTATGAGCACAGTGGTACCGATGCAGACAGCGACATTAAGCAAAGGAACGCTCATAGACAGCATCTCATCCTCAGGAACGATCTACAGTTCGAAAGTAGAAAATGTCTGTTCAAGTGTAAGTGCTCCGATTGACAAGATCTATGTTAAGGTTGGAGACAAAGTCAAGGCAGGACAGCTTTTAGCAACGCTAGATATGGAAGAAGTATACAATAATTGCGAAAAGGCCAAAGCAACTTTAAATGCAGCAAAAAGAGACTTGGATGCGAAAACCACTACATATGAAACAGATAAAGCGCTATACGAGTATGATGGTGTGACAGCGGAAGAACTTAAATCTGCCGAATCAGCGCTTGAAAGTGCCAAAGAAAGCTACGAAAATGCGCAAACAAGTTATAATACTTTGAGTAAAGACCTCAATGAAGGCAATATTACGGCGCCAATAGATGGTACCGTGACAGAATCGAACGCGGAGGTCGGACTGCAGCCGCCGACCGATGATATCCTGTTTGTGGTCGAGAATATCAATGATTTATATGTAACGGCTAATGTCAGTGAGTATAATATTGCGAGCATTAAGGTTGGCCAGGATGTCCAAGTGACGACCAACGTCACTGGGAATACAATTTATCAAGGAACATTATCCTATATTTCTCCTAAAGCCGTTAGTGAGTCTGGCTCAACTGATGTTGAATTCGAGGTTAGGGTGAAAATTCTGAAGCCTGATCCACTGATTAAGATTGGCATGAATGCTTTCCTCGAAATCATCCTCACATCAAAGGAGAACGTTTATTCTGTTCCTTTCGATGCAGTTGTTACTGCAAAAGACGGTACAAATTTCATTGATACAGTGAAAAATAATACCATTGTTCAAATCCCTGTCGAAACCGGTCTCGAAAACTCCACAAATGTTGAGATCTCAGGAGCTGGCTTGGAAGATGGCTTGATTGTTGTTACCAATCCTACAAGTGTGACGGTTGGGCAGACGGTTGACCTGTCAGCGAACTCAAATAGGGCGGCGGTAGGAAAAGATCGAAATGGAACGGCACCATCCGGAACAGCTCCAAGCGGAGCAGCAGGGGGTACGGCTTCTGGGCAATCATCAACGGACGGAACTGCTTCAAAAGGCGTAACTGCGCAATGA